From the Paenibacillus sp. MMS20-IR301 genome, the window TCTTCACGGCCTGGGCAGCCTCCTGCTGGAAATTGCCGGATAAGCGCTGCTCCAGCTGGTTATCGGCAGCCTCCTTGCCCGGAAGCTCCCGGCAGCCGGCCAGTATGGCAATTGAGAATACGGCTACGGCAGCGAGGAGTGCTGTGTTCTGATTTTTCTTCAATATAGTTACCCTCCTGAGGGTTAATAATATGCTTATGTATACTCAATATTATATATTATGGAAAATCATTGGATAACGGGCTGGCGGCGGGTTGCTGTACTAGACTAAAGTCCAGTACTTCCGGCCGACTACATTTTACCGGCCCGATATGTTAAACTAGCGTTAGATCTAAGACCGGAATGATCAATTTTTGCAGCTGGAACAGACCGGTACAGAAGGTTGACGGAGCCTGGTCTGTTTACTATTTTGACTGAAAAGTCAGAGGAGCGGATGAGCCAAATGCAATATGCGGCGGTCTTCATTATTTTAATAATTGGTGCAGCGGTTTATGTAGCATTCCGCAGCCGGATGGACAAAGGACGGTCCGCCGGAGTGGTGCAGGGTAAGACCAGTAACGTAATATCGATGGAAAGCCACCGCAGGGCGAAGCAGAATGCTGCCGAACAGCTCTGCTCTTCATGCAAGAAGAAGAACGGCAAGCTGATCTTCTATGCCCAGGATAACGGAAGTGTGGTCGGGCTCTGCAAGGATTGCAAGGCTAAAGCGAAGAAACGGGATATGCTGCCGCTATAAATTAAACCAGCAAACTAAAAATAACTATTGCAGAAGCCTGTCCTTTGTGATATTATTATTTCTGTTGTGTGGAATACGGTGGTCCTCTGCGGATAATGAGGGAGAGCAATGGCTCTCCGGAAGAGGCAAGAACACCTGTACGGAAGGAGGAAGTCCTTAATGAATATCCTACAAGCTATTACGCAAGAGCAACTTCGCAAAGATATCCCGAGTTTTCGCCCGGGTGACACTTTGAAAGTGCACGTAAAAGTTATCGAAGGAACTCGTGAGCGGATCCAGTTGTTCGAAGGCGTTGTAATCAAACGCCGCGGCGGTGGTATCGGAGAGACTTTTACAGTGCGTAAAATCTCTTATGGTGTTGGTGTGGAAAGAACATTCCCAGTCAACTCCCCTAAAATCGAGAAAATCGAAGTGGCTCGCCGTGGTAAAGTGCGTCGTGCGAAGCTGTACTATCTTCGTGACCTGCGCGGTAAAGCTGCAAGAATTAAAGAAATCCGTCGCTAGAATAGTGACAAAGGAAAGGGGCTTGAATTCAAGCCCCTTTCGTTTATTCTTGTTCTGTAATGA encodes:
- the rplS gene encoding 50S ribosomal protein L19, translated to MNILQAITQEQLRKDIPSFRPGDTLKVHVKVIEGTRERIQLFEGVVIKRRGGGIGETFTVRKISYGVGVERTFPVNSPKIEKIEVARRGKVRRAKLYYLRDLRGKAARIKEIRR